A stretch of the Candidatus Eisenbacteria bacterium genome encodes the following:
- a CDS encoding beta-ketoacyl-ACP synthase III, giving the protein MKAFRNAKIAGTGSYAPPKVLTNQDLEKMVDTTDEWIVTRTGIRERRIADDKTASSDMAFAASREALDDAGMKPEEIDRIIVGTITPDRLFPSAACTLQELLGASKACAFDISAACSGFIYGLSIGRVMIAAGEAETILVVGVETLSKITDWNDRNTCVLFGDGAGAAVLRPCGDDAGILSICLGSDGTLGSLLELPAGGSRIPASKESVENGLHFLKMKGNEVFKSAVRAMGDIAEEAIAKAGISADEISLLIPHQANLRIIQATAKRLGIPMDKVLVTLEKYGNTSAASIPMALNEARKSGRVKKGDLIVLAAFGGGFTWGGCVIRC; this is encoded by the coding sequence GTGAAGGCTTTTAGGAATGCGAAAATAGCAGGAACCGGCTCGTATGCGCCTCCAAAGGTCCTCACGAATCAGGATCTGGAGAAAATGGTGGATACGACTGATGAATGGATTGTTACGAGAACAGGAATCAGGGAGAGAAGGATTGCGGACGATAAGACTGCCTCATCGGACATGGCTTTCGCGGCTTCTCGCGAAGCACTTGATGATGCGGGAATGAAGCCCGAGGAGATCGACCGCATAATTGTCGGGACAATAACACCGGACAGGCTTTTTCCCTCGGCGGCATGCACCCTTCAGGAGCTTCTCGGCGCTTCCAAGGCCTGTGCATTTGACATAAGCGCTGCTTGCTCCGGGTTCATCTATGGACTCTCGATAGGAAGAGTGATGATTGCAGCCGGAGAAGCTGAAACGATCCTCGTTGTGGGCGTCGAGACACTTTCAAAGATCACAGACTGGAATGACAGGAACACATGTGTCCTTTTCGGCGACGGTGCGGGAGCTGCTGTTCTCAGGCCCTGCGGAGACGATGCCGGCATACTCTCTATCTGCCTCGGAAGTGACGGGACTCTTGGTTCCCTTCTTGAGCTGCCTGCAGGGGGATCCAGAATTCCTGCATCCAAGGAAAGCGTCGAGAATGGACTTCACTTCCTCAAGATGAAGGGGAATGAAGTCTTCAAGAGTGCGGTGCGCGCCATGGGTGATATAGCTGAGGAAGCCATAGCTAAGGCCGGCATTTCTGCAGACGAAATCTCGCTCTTGATACCGCACCAGGCGAACCTCAGGATCATTCAGGCGACTGCAAAAAGGCTTGGCATTCCGATGGACAAGGTTCTTGTCACCCTTGAGAAATACGGAAACACCTCTGCTGCCTCAATTCCCATGGCCCTAAATGAGGCCAGGAAGAGCGGCAGGGTGAAAAAGGGAGACCTCATCGTGCTGGCTGCATTTGGAGGAGGGTTCACCTGGGGAGGGTGTGTCATAAGATGCTAG
- the fabD gene encoding ACP S-malonyltransferase, with the protein MLGETGSEKLAFLFPGQGSQYVGMGKTLYDTFRSVRELYDKANDILNFDIAKLSFEGPEEELRKTVNTQPAILIHSIAVSQLLFDAEIRPALAAGHSLGEYSALVCAGAMSFEDGLLLVRRRGELMFEAGLERPGGMAAILGMPVREIELLCGEARGDGVLSLANLNSPSQVVLSGDIPAVERAVVLAKERGAKKAVQLEVSGAFHSELMESAAAGLREALLQFKIRKASFPVIANCSAAEVVMPEEIRSSLGEQLLSPVRWEESMRSMAGEGVKVFVEAGPGTVLKGLMRSIDRSAEVYSTDTPDSLSQTLDKVKTFVSSKM; encoded by the coding sequence ATGCTAGGCGAAACAGGAAGCGAAAAGCTGGCTTTTCTCTTTCCCGGCCAAGGGTCGCAATACGTCGGAATGGGAAAGACGCTCTATGACACTTTCCGCAGTGTCCGGGAGCTTTACGACAAGGCAAACGACATTCTGAACTTTGACATAGCGAAACTCTCGTTTGAAGGGCCTGAGGAGGAGCTGAGGAAGACGGTAAACACCCAGCCGGCAATTCTGATTCACTCAATTGCCGTGAGCCAGCTTCTCTTCGATGCGGAAATCCGTCCTGCGTTGGCCGCAGGTCACAGCTTGGGCGAATACTCGGCGCTTGTCTGCGCAGGTGCGATGAGTTTTGAGGACGGCCTTCTCCTTGTGAGACGAAGAGGAGAGCTGATGTTTGAGGCCGGTCTTGAGCGGCCCGGAGGAATGGCCGCAATCCTCGGCATGCCGGTTAGAGAGATCGAGCTTCTCTGCGGCGAGGCAAGAGGGGATGGAGTTCTTTCTCTTGCGAATCTTAACTCTCCGAGCCAGGTGGTTCTCTCCGGGGATATCCCCGCAGTTGAGAGAGCAGTGGTTCTCGCCAAGGAGAGGGGAGCCAAGAAAGCCGTGCAGCTGGAAGTGAGCGGTGCCTTCCATTCCGAACTGATGGAGTCCGCCGCGGCCGGGCTCAGAGAAGCACTATTACAGTTCAAAATCAGGAAAGCTTCTTTCCCCGTGATTGCGAACTGCTCGGCGGCCGAGGTTGTCATGCCCGAGGAAATAAGGAGCTCCCTTGGAGAGCAGCTTCTTTCTCCCGTCAGATGGGAAGAATCCATGAGGAGTATGGCCGGCGAAGGAGTTAAGGTGTTCGTCGAGGCAGGTCCCGGGACAGTGCTCAAGGGGCTCATGAGGTCGATCGACCGGTCTGCCGAGGTATATTCGACGGACACTCCCGATTCATTATCTCAAACACTAGATAAAGTTAAGACGTTTGTCTCAAGTAAAATGTGA
- the fabG gene encoding 3-oxoacyl-[acyl-carrier-protein] reductase gives MSGIERKTVIVTGGAQGIGKAICLSFAGEGANVVVADMNGEEGQRTADEIKKIGTGGHFCKVDVSRSEESEGLAEEAERTFSPVHILVNNAGVTRDSLLLRMSESDWDLVINVNLKGTFNCTRAVLKQMARQRYGRIVNITSVVGMRGNAGQANYSASKAGIIGFTKSVAKEVASRGITVNAIAPGFIDTPMTQALSEKAREDLFRLIPGGQAGAPQDVANAVLFFASNEASYITGQVLNVDGGWAM, from the coding sequence ATGAGCGGAATTGAGAGAAAAACGGTCATAGTGACGGGCGGTGCCCAGGGAATCGGTAAGGCAATCTGCCTTTCGTTTGCCGGCGAAGGTGCGAATGTGGTCGTTGCCGACATGAATGGGGAAGAGGGGCAGAGGACAGCGGATGAGATCAAGAAGATAGGGACTGGAGGTCATTTCTGTAAAGTTGACGTATCCCGTTCGGAAGAGAGTGAAGGGCTGGCTGAGGAAGCAGAGCGCACTTTCTCGCCGGTCCACATCCTCGTCAACAATGCCGGCGTGACGAGAGATTCGCTCCTCCTCAGGATGAGCGAGTCGGACTGGGACCTGGTGATAAACGTGAATCTGAAGGGAACGTTCAATTGTACAAGGGCGGTGTTGAAGCAGATGGCCAGGCAGAGATACGGAAGAATAGTGAACATCACGTCCGTAGTCGGAATGAGGGGAAATGCGGGCCAGGCGAACTATTCTGCTTCAAAGGCAGGAATAATCGGGTTCACGAAATCTGTGGCCAAGGAGGTGGCCTCAAGAGGAATCACGGTAAACGCGATCGCGCCCGGTTTTATTGATACTCCGATGACTCAAGCTCTTTCAGAAAAGGCCAGGGAGGACCTGTTTAGACTGATTCCGGGAGGACAGGCCGGAGCCCCGCAGGACGTGGCAAATGCCGTCCTCTTTTTTGCATCGAATGAAGCCTCATACATAACAGGCCAGGTATTGAATGTTGACGGCGGATGGGCCATGTAA